One window from the genome of Magnetococcales bacterium encodes:
- a CDS encoding glycosyltransferase family 1 protein, producing the protein MHIFLGFLQSQKNHPIPAYHFWSTYMRGGLREAGITWFEDPNIDWAACLAAPSDLKAQQWRQQTWPRLLDALKKAHRNQSIDLFLGYLYPRHIDVQAIREIQAMGIPCVNFFCDNVREFKKIPDEFTVFDLNWVPEYAAYPLYQQQGLPTIHAPMPMWVAPEHRHANHPERHGTVFIGSADVQRKSLFAQTLSLGAKLELRGAGWHITPKESSALLPNRFHPARWQTGAQHQIRFIRDEGWLPFLRKIRESWRPEISMDIFRDTLAPQPSAEEYIQIIQQSTICLGVNRYPSFHHPFAQPGVYSRLRDLEAPMLGACYLTEWCPGLDQLYDLGREVESYRSAEELVEKITQLSADPEKRRNLRRAGQRRALSEHTIDRTMQRIGQALKP; encoded by the coding sequence ATGCATATCTTTCTCGGTTTTCTTCAATCGCAAAAAAATCACCCCATCCCTGCCTACCACTTTTGGTCCACCTACATGCGCGGTGGACTCAGGGAGGCCGGCATCACCTGGTTTGAAGACCCAAACATCGACTGGGCCGCATGCCTGGCCGCCCCATCCGACCTGAAAGCCCAACAATGGCGGCAACAAACCTGGCCCCGTCTCCTGGACGCCCTCAAAAAGGCACACCGGAACCAATCCATCGATCTTTTCCTCGGCTATCTCTATCCACGTCATATCGATGTCCAGGCCATCCGGGAGATCCAGGCCATGGGTATCCCCTGCGTCAATTTTTTTTGTGACAATGTGCGCGAATTTAAAAAAATACCAGACGAATTCACTGTATTTGATCTGAACTGGGTGCCCGAATACGCAGCCTATCCCCTGTATCAACAACAGGGACTCCCCACCATCCATGCCCCCATGCCCATGTGGGTGGCGCCTGAGCATCGCCATGCCAACCATCCCGAACGGCATGGAACCGTCTTTATCGGCTCGGCTGATGTACAACGCAAATCATTGTTTGCCCAAACCCTCTCCCTTGGCGCCAAATTGGAACTCCGGGGAGCGGGGTGGCATATCACCCCAAAAGAATCCTCCGCCCTGCTGCCGAACCGGTTTCACCCCGCCCGTTGGCAGACAGGGGCACAACACCAGATCCGCTTCATCCGCGACGAAGGGTGGCTCCCTTTTTTGCGCAAGATCCGGGAAAGCTGGCGTCCTGAAATCTCCATGGACATCTTCCGCGACACCCTCGCCCCCCAACCCTCGGCGGAGGAGTATATCCAGATCATCCAACAGAGCACCATTTGCCTTGGGGTCAATCGCTACCCCAGCTTTCATCACCCCTTTGCCCAACCCGGGGTATACTCCCGTCTACGCGACCTGGAAGCCCCCATGCTGGGCGCCTGCTATCTCACCGAATGGTGCCCGGGCCTGGATCAACTTTACGACCTGGGGCGGGAGGTGGAGAGCTACCGGAGCGCCGAAGAGTTGGTGGAAAAAATAACGCAACTGTCGGCAGACCCGGAAAAACGCCGCAACCTGCGCCGTGCGGGACAGCGCCGCGCCCTGTCGGAGCACACCATCGACCGAACCATGCAAAGAATCGGTCAGGCCCTGAAACCGTGA
- a CDS encoding AI-2E family transporter — protein MTKNTDQEDLARFETRFLITLLVLALGGLLWLFMPFLTGLFMAVLVAVATWPFYRRLHEHWRIPPNQAALITTLLTFVLVIAPVIYLTVSSTLRLGTTIDNLRHGLTGLTDAATLKTNLLEWLDPLPLPAALQERILTEILNRRNELAGHLAHLLLGLFKNIAGHGVAFLSSLGLMLFALFFFYRDGPRIVRKIKILTPLDNRYDDIMFSRFAAMAFTLTLSTISIAALQGLSFSLVTAFLGLPWFYLGVALAMASFIPVVGGLLIWGPLAWILYWHGHQAQALFLVFWGVMVIGFLIDNLLRPLLVNRLGKIVPPHQTGGPILVLNHTLLTVLTTFGGVIHFGILGLLFGPIIAAMAITIFDIYEMKYGAWLDHS, from the coding sequence ATGACCAAAAATACCGACCAGGAAGATCTGGCCCGTTTCGAAACACGATTTTTGATCACCCTCCTGGTCCTGGCCCTGGGCGGACTGTTGTGGCTCTTCATGCCCTTTTTGACCGGTTTGTTCATGGCGGTCCTGGTCGCTGTGGCCACCTGGCCGTTTTACCGGCGATTGCATGAACACTGGCGTATCCCCCCCAACCAAGCTGCCCTGATCACGACGTTGCTGACCTTCGTGCTGGTGATTGCCCCGGTGATCTACCTGACCGTCTCCAGCACCTTGCGCCTCGGGACCACCATCGACAACCTGCGCCATGGGTTGACCGGCCTGACCGACGCGGCCACCCTGAAAACGAACCTGCTGGAGTGGCTTGACCCCCTCCCCCTGCCTGCGGCCTTGCAGGAACGCATCCTGACTGAAATCCTGAACCGGAGAAATGAGCTGGCCGGCCATCTGGCCCACCTGCTCCTGGGCCTGTTCAAAAACATCGCCGGCCATGGCGTGGCCTTTCTCAGCTCACTTGGATTGATGCTTTTCGCACTGTTCTTCTTCTACCGGGATGGTCCACGCATCGTCAGGAAAATCAAGATACTGACCCCCCTGGACAACCGCTACGATGACATCATGTTCTCCCGCTTTGCCGCCATGGCCTTCACCCTGACCCTCTCCACCATCAGCATTGCCGCATTGCAGGGACTCTCCTTCTCCCTGGTGACCGCTTTTCTCGGCCTCCCCTGGTTCTACCTTGGCGTGGCGCTGGCCATGGCATCCTTTATCCCGGTGGTGGGAGGACTCCTCATCTGGGGGCCTTTGGCCTGGATTCTCTACTGGCATGGCCATCAGGCACAGGCGCTTTTCCTGGTCTTTTGGGGCGTGATGGTGATCGGCTTCCTCATCGACAATCTGCTGCGACCCCTCCTGGTCAACCGCCTGGGAAAAATCGTCCCACCCCACCAAACCGGCGGGCCCATCCTGGTCCTCAACCACACCCTCCTGACCGTCCTGACCACCTTCGGAGGGGTCATCCATTTCGGTATCCTGGGCTTGCTCTTCGGACCCATCATCGCAGCCATGGCCATCACCATCTTCGACATCTACGAAATGAAATATGGCGCCTGGCTGGATCATTCATGA